Proteins from a genomic interval of Amycolatopsis sp. cg13:
- a CDS encoding 4Fe-4S dicluster domain-containing protein, translating into MIELVSAERCIACDKCITVCPTNVFDRGADGIPVISRHDDCQTCFHCEANCPVDALFVSPRTSPEPEGALAKDADLLTDGGLLGSYRERLGWGKGRAPASSLAIGPPLRPGADPITS; encoded by the coding sequence GTGATCGAACTGGTGTCCGCGGAGCGCTGCATCGCGTGCGACAAGTGCATCACGGTCTGCCCGACGAACGTCTTCGATCGCGGTGCGGACGGCATTCCGGTGATCAGCAGGCACGACGATTGCCAGACGTGCTTCCACTGCGAGGCGAACTGCCCGGTCGACGCGTTGTTCGTCTCGCCGCGGACGTCCCCGGAACCGGAGGGGGCGCTGGCGAAGGACGCCGATCTGCTGACGGACGGCGGCTTGCTGGGCAGCTACCGGGAACGGCTCGGGTGGGGGAAGGGGCGGGCTCCGGCGTCCAGCCTGGCGATCGGGCCGCCGCTGCGCCCGGGCGCGGATCCGATCACAAGCTGA
- a CDS encoding FAD-dependent oxidoreductase has protein sequence METLDLTADVFVAGGGPAATWAALHAARDGADVVLADKGYCGTSGATAAAGTGVWYVPPDPAAREAAMESREELGGRLADRRWAARVLDETYERVNELAVAARFPFPVGPDGRQLRNGLHGPEYLRRMRALVRRAGVRILDHSPVTELLADPSGAVAGAAGYQRHGRQDYRVRAGAVVLATGGCAFLSKALGCDVNTGDGALFAAEAGADLSGMEFSNAYGIAPEGTSVTKTAFYHFATFFRADGSVLEGASGVRRSPIARELLRGKVYCRLDRADEQSRAAMRLAQPNFFLAFDRMGIDPFAEKFPITLIAEGTVRGTGGIRIVSDDCATTVPGLYAAGDAATRELICGGFTGGGSHNAAWAMSSGTWAGRGAARYARSLGSRAHGRRTLALGEAGLRPGGQLGGDHREVIAAIQREVLPYDKNYLRHGNVLTPALASLDDIWTRLRTSLGGTGELSVRTRQAAAMAAHARWMYRSALARTETRGMAKRLDFRSQDPAQQHRLHTGGLDTVWVRPERTVVEAVS, from the coding sequence ATGGAAACGCTCGACTTGACCGCCGACGTGTTCGTGGCGGGCGGCGGCCCGGCCGCGACGTGGGCGGCGCTGCACGCGGCCCGCGACGGCGCGGATGTCGTACTGGCGGACAAAGGCTACTGCGGAACCAGCGGCGCGACGGCCGCCGCGGGCACCGGCGTCTGGTACGTGCCCCCGGACCCGGCCGCGCGGGAGGCGGCCATGGAATCCCGCGAGGAGCTCGGCGGCAGGCTCGCCGACCGGCGGTGGGCGGCCCGGGTGCTGGACGAGACCTACGAACGGGTCAACGAACTCGCGGTCGCCGCCCGGTTCCCGTTCCCCGTCGGCCCGGACGGACGCCAGCTCCGCAACGGGCTGCACGGCCCGGAATACCTGCGCCGCATGCGGGCGCTCGTCCGGCGCGCCGGGGTGCGGATCCTCGACCACAGCCCGGTGACCGAACTGCTCGCCGATCCTTCCGGGGCGGTCGCGGGCGCGGCCGGCTACCAGCGCCACGGCAGGCAGGACTACCGGGTGCGGGCGGGCGCGGTCGTGCTGGCCACCGGCGGCTGCGCGTTCCTGTCCAAGGCGCTGGGCTGCGACGTCAACACCGGGGACGGCGCGCTGTTCGCCGCCGAGGCCGGGGCCGACCTGTCCGGCATGGAGTTCTCCAACGCCTACGGCATCGCGCCGGAAGGCACGTCGGTCACCAAGACCGCGTTCTACCATTTCGCCACGTTCTTCCGGGCCGACGGCAGCGTGCTCGAGGGAGCCAGCGGCGTCCGGCGCTCGCCGATCGCGCGGGAACTGCTGCGCGGCAAGGTGTACTGCCGCCTGGACCGGGCCGACGAGCAGTCCCGCGCGGCGATGCGGCTGGCCCAGCCGAACTTCTTCCTCGCCTTCGACCGGATGGGCATCGACCCGTTCGCCGAGAAGTTCCCGATCACCCTGATCGCCGAGGGCACGGTCCGCGGAACCGGCGGCATCCGCATTGTCTCGGACGACTGCGCCACCACAGTTCCCGGCCTGTACGCCGCGGGCGACGCGGCCACTCGCGAACTGATCTGCGGCGGTTTCACCGGCGGCGGCAGCCACAACGCCGCCTGGGCGATGTCGTCGGGCACCTGGGCCGGACGGGGAGCCGCCCGTTACGCCCGGTCGCTCGGTTCCCGCGCGCACGGCCGCCGGACGCTCGCCCTCGGCGAGGCCGGGCTTCGGCCGGGCGGGCAGCTTGGCGGTGACCACCGTGAGGTCATCGCCGCGATACAGCGCGAAGTCCTGCCCTACGACAAGAATTACCTGCGCCACGGGAATGTCCTGACCCCGGCGCTCGCCTCGCTGGACGACATCTGGACGCGGCTGCGAACGTCGCTGGGCGGCACCGGCGAACTGTCCGTCCGCACCCGGCAGGCGGCGGCGATGGCCGCGCACGCGCGCTGGATGTACCGGTCGGCGCTGGCTCGCACTGAGACGCGGGGGATGGCGAAGCGGCTCGATTTCCGTTCGCAGGACCCGGCGCAGCAGCATCGGCTGCACACCGGCGGTCTCGACACGGTTTGGGTTCGTCCGGAAAGGACAGTCGTGGAGGCGGTGTCGTGA
- a CDS encoding ABC transporter permease, whose amino-acid sequence MSVTTVPETTRTERTEPAATRPRAGRGRFQAVFVKSIALILLLAAWEIAPRTGLVDPVFLPPFHTVLGALADLAGNGQLAANAGASLTRSLAGFALAVVTAVPLGVLIGWYKPVSDVLTPLVQVFLNTAALALLPVFVLILGIGETSKIAIVFYACTWPILLNTISAVRSVDPTLLKLARSLDLSAPRLFARVVLPASVPTIFTGIRLAGAAAIVVVIAAEMVGAKAGLGYLINFSQYNFAIPQMYAGIVAISVLGVAFNQLLVTVERRFTSWRTEGTV is encoded by the coding sequence ATGAGCGTCACTACTGTCCCGGAGACCACGAGAACCGAGCGGACTGAGCCCGCGGCAACCCGGCCCCGCGCCGGACGCGGCCGTTTCCAAGCCGTCTTCGTGAAGAGCATCGCGTTGATCCTGCTGCTCGCGGCGTGGGAGATCGCCCCGCGCACGGGCCTGGTGGACCCGGTTTTCCTGCCGCCGTTCCACACCGTCCTCGGCGCGCTGGCGGATTTGGCGGGCAACGGGCAGCTCGCCGCCAACGCCGGGGCCAGCCTCACCCGGTCGCTGGCCGGATTCGCCCTCGCCGTCGTGACCGCGGTCCCGCTCGGCGTCCTGATCGGCTGGTACAAACCGGTTTCGGACGTGCTGACCCCGCTGGTGCAGGTGTTCCTCAACACCGCGGCGCTGGCGCTGCTGCCGGTGTTCGTGCTGATCCTCGGCATCGGCGAGACGTCGAAAATCGCCATCGTCTTCTACGCCTGCACCTGGCCGATCCTGCTCAACACCATCAGCGCGGTGCGCTCCGTCGACCCGACCCTGCTCAAGCTGGCGCGTTCGCTGGACCTGTCCGCGCCGCGGCTGTTCGCGCGGGTGGTGCTGCCCGCGTCGGTGCCGACGATTTTCACCGGGATCCGGCTCGCGGGCGCGGCCGCGATCGTCGTCGTGATCGCCGCGGAGATGGTCGGCGCGAAGGCCGGGCTCGGGTACCTGATCAACTTCTCGCAGTACAACTTCGCCATCCCGCAGATGTACGCCGGAATCGTCGCGATCTCCGTACTCGGCGTCGCGTTCAACCAGCTGCTCGTGACCGTCGAACGGCGGTTCACGTCCTGGCGCACGGAAGGGACCGTCTGA
- a CDS encoding ABC transporter ATP-binding protein — MSGAHSGIRFADVGKTFPARGSGGELTALAGIDLEIGAGEFAVIVGPSGCGKSTLLDLLGGLAEPDTGLIQLDGAPVRGPGRDRGIVFQQYALLPWRTAQGNVEFGLEATGVRRADRARRAREYLDLVGLLEFADRHPHELSGGMKQRVAIARSLAYDPDVLLMDEPFAALDAQTRESLQDELLRIWRRTGKTVLFITHSIDEAVYLGQRVVVLTSRPGQVKSVVEIDLPRRDEVADVRSTGEFARYRHAIWELLHDEVARAHELEKEAVGA, encoded by the coding sequence ATGAGCGGGGCGCACAGCGGAATCAGGTTCGCCGACGTCGGCAAAACCTTTCCGGCACGGGGATCCGGCGGCGAGCTGACCGCGCTCGCCGGGATCGACCTGGAGATCGGCGCGGGCGAGTTCGCGGTGATCGTCGGGCCGAGCGGCTGCGGCAAATCGACGCTACTGGACCTGCTCGGCGGGCTCGCCGAACCGGACACCGGGCTGATCCAGCTCGACGGGGCGCCGGTGCGCGGACCCGGGCGGGACCGGGGGATCGTGTTCCAGCAGTACGCGTTGCTGCCGTGGCGCACCGCGCAGGGCAACGTCGAATTCGGCCTGGAGGCGACCGGGGTGCGCCGGGCCGACCGGGCGCGGCGGGCGAGGGAGTACCTCGATCTCGTCGGCCTGCTGGAATTCGCCGACCGGCATCCGCACGAACTGTCCGGCGGCATGAAACAGCGCGTCGCCATCGCGCGCAGCCTCGCCTACGACCCGGACGTGCTGCTGATGGACGAGCCGTTCGCCGCGCTGGACGCCCAGACCCGGGAGTCGCTGCAGGACGAGCTGCTGCGGATCTGGCGGCGTACCGGGAAAACTGTCCTGTTCATCACCCACAGCATCGACGAGGCCGTCTATTTAGGACAGCGCGTCGTGGTCCTGACGTCGCGGCCGGGCCAGGTGAAGAGCGTGGTCGAGATCGATCTGCCGAGGCGCGACGAAGTGGCGGACGTCCGCTCGACCGGCGAGTTCGCCCGGTACCGGCACGCGATCTGGGAACTGCTGCACGACGAGGTGGCCCGGGCGCACGAACTGGAGAAGGAGGCCGTCGGAGCATGA
- a CDS encoding ABC transporter substrate-binding protein, which translates to MTTSRRNFLGLALAGLAATAAGCAAASGGTTKTLRYQGWAGQVTPPELAADLGYLGDVTLQWVGDTISGPQDIQSAATGQVDFGGAFNGAVVKLAAAGAPITSVLGYYGVDKLEFNGFYVLENSPIRGPRDLAGKKIGMNTLGAHSEAMLDIYLQRHGVSKEDIAKAEPVALPPVNTEQSLRQGNIEVAVLDGILRDKALARGGIRPLFTDYELLGAFTAGTYVLRKDFIERNPDTVRTFVSGVAKAIEWSKTTPREKVIERFTKIVKGRNRNEDTDPLKYWDSWGVADNGGVITDKELQLWIDWLGGRGDIRPGSVKAGDLYTNKFNSYAKGQ; encoded by the coding sequence GTGACCACGAGCCGAAGGAACTTTCTGGGACTTGCCCTCGCGGGGCTCGCGGCGACGGCGGCCGGCTGCGCCGCGGCGAGCGGCGGCACCACGAAAACCCTGCGCTACCAGGGCTGGGCGGGCCAGGTCACGCCGCCCGAACTCGCCGCCGACCTGGGCTATCTCGGCGACGTGACGCTGCAGTGGGTGGGCGACACGATCAGCGGGCCGCAGGACATCCAGTCCGCGGCGACCGGCCAGGTGGACTTCGGCGGCGCGTTCAACGGAGCGGTCGTCAAACTCGCCGCGGCCGGGGCCCCGATCACCTCGGTGCTCGGCTACTACGGCGTGGACAAGCTGGAGTTCAACGGCTTCTACGTGCTGGAAAACAGCCCGATCCGCGGCCCGCGCGACCTGGCGGGCAAGAAGATCGGCATGAACACCCTCGGCGCGCACTCCGAGGCGATGCTCGACATCTACCTCCAGCGCCACGGAGTGTCCAAAGAGGACATCGCGAAGGCGGAACCGGTCGCGCTGCCCCCGGTGAACACCGAACAATCGCTGCGCCAAGGCAACATCGAGGTGGCCGTGCTGGACGGCATCCTGCGCGACAAGGCGCTCGCCCGCGGCGGCATCCGGCCGTTGTTCACCGATTACGAGCTGCTCGGCGCGTTCACCGCCGGGACCTACGTGCTGCGAAAGGACTTCATCGAACGCAATCCGGACACCGTGCGCACGTTCGTCAGCGGAGTGGCCAAGGCCATCGAATGGAGCAAGACCACGCCGCGCGAGAAGGTGATCGAACGCTTCACGAAGATCGTCAAGGGCCGCAACCGGAACGAAGACACCGACCCGCTGAAGTATTGGGATTCCTGGGGCGTCGCGGACAACGGCGGCGTGATCACCGACAAGGAACTGCAGCTCTGGATCGACTGGCTGGGCGGGCGCGGCGACATCCGGCCGGGCTCGGTCAAGGCGGGCGACCTCTACACCAACAAGTTCAACTCGTACGCGAAGGGCCAGTGA
- a CDS encoding TauD/TfdA dioxygenase family protein, whose product MTLADAVDTRLAVHKIGADIGARIDGIRLGGDLPADTVAQIRAALLANKVIFFREQHHLDDEGQQAFARLLGGLTQPHPTVRSTGLGNILPIDAQHGKANSWHSDVTFVDRIPAISLLRAVTLPAYGGSTTWANTANAYAKLPASLRALAERLWAVHTNAHDYAGRADEYRVGGVDVKEQSYRDEFRSEIYETEHPVVRVHPETGERVLLLGHFVKRLVGLSSTESAAIFELLQARVTRLENTVRWHWAPGDVAIWDNRASQHYGVADYDDLPRRLHRVTVSGDVPVSVDGVRSTARVGDATAYSPVA is encoded by the coding sequence ATGACCCTCGCCGACGCAGTGGACACGCGCCTCGCCGTGCACAAGATCGGCGCCGACATCGGCGCCCGCATCGACGGAATCCGGCTCGGCGGCGATCTGCCCGCCGACACCGTCGCGCAGATCCGTGCCGCTTTGCTCGCGAACAAAGTGATCTTTTTCCGCGAGCAGCACCATCTCGACGACGAAGGGCAGCAGGCGTTCGCCCGGCTGCTCGGCGGGCTCACGCAGCCGCATCCGACCGTCCGCAGCACCGGGCTGGGGAACATCCTGCCGATCGACGCGCAGCACGGAAAAGCCAACAGCTGGCATTCCGACGTCACGTTCGTCGACCGGATCCCGGCGATCAGCCTGCTGCGCGCGGTCACTCTCCCCGCCTACGGCGGCAGCACGACGTGGGCGAACACCGCGAACGCGTACGCCAAGCTGCCCGCGTCGCTGCGGGCGCTGGCGGAACGGCTGTGGGCGGTGCACACCAACGCCCACGACTACGCCGGCCGCGCGGACGAATACCGCGTCGGCGGGGTCGACGTGAAGGAACAGTCCTATCGCGACGAATTCCGGTCCGAGATCTACGAAACCGAACACCCGGTCGTCCGCGTGCACCCGGAAACGGGCGAGCGGGTCCTGCTGCTGGGGCACTTCGTGAAGCGCCTGGTCGGCTTGTCCAGCACCGAATCGGCGGCGATCTTCGAACTCCTGCAGGCCCGCGTGACCCGGCTGGAGAACACCGTGCGCTGGCACTGGGCGCCGGGCGATGTCGCGATCTGGGACAACCGCGCGAGCCAGCATTACGGGGTCGCGGATTACGACGATCTTCCTCGCCGCCTGCACCGGGTCACCGTGTCCGGCGACGTGCCGGTCAGTGTCGACGGGGTCCGCAGTACCGCGCGGGTCGGCGACGCGACGGCGTATTCACCGGTGGCCTGA
- a CDS encoding amidohydrolase family protein — MTDRARIDVHTHLVPPCWGEALAQHGGDPSGWTLPPWTPDDHLKFMDANGIATSLLSLTAPSVTGWAGAARRETARRVNEYTAELVRERPDRFGLFATVPLPDVDGAVAEVDHAYGALQADGVVLLSNYDGVYLGDDRYTPLWEALDRQRAVVFIHPAHPLVPLLPGIPGPLVDYPFDTTRNAVHMVFHGITERYPNVRIILSHAGGFVPFAALRFCQFQAALEPAGPTAEDFLARFRSFYWDTALSSGEYAFGALARFADPGRILYGSDFPYAPPQVGTRFTEILDEESGLAPEQSRAIDFGNARSLFPRLG; from the coding sequence ATGACCGACCGCGCACGCATCGACGTCCACACCCACCTGGTCCCTCCGTGCTGGGGCGAGGCCCTCGCACAGCACGGCGGCGACCCGTCAGGCTGGACGCTGCCGCCGTGGACGCCGGACGACCACCTGAAATTCATGGACGCCAACGGCATCGCCACGAGCCTACTGTCGCTCACCGCCCCGAGCGTGACGGGCTGGGCGGGCGCGGCGCGTCGCGAGACGGCCCGCCGCGTCAACGAATACACCGCCGAACTGGTGCGGGAACGCCCCGACCGGTTCGGGTTGTTCGCCACGGTCCCGCTGCCCGATGTGGACGGCGCGGTCGCGGAGGTCGACCACGCGTATGGAGCGCTCCAGGCCGACGGCGTGGTGCTGCTGTCCAACTACGACGGTGTCTACCTGGGCGACGACCGTTACACGCCGCTGTGGGAAGCACTGGACCGGCAGCGCGCGGTGGTCTTCATCCATCCCGCGCATCCGCTCGTCCCGCTGCTGCCCGGGATACCGGGGCCGCTGGTGGACTATCCCTTCGACACCACCCGCAACGCGGTGCACATGGTGTTCCACGGGATCACCGAGCGCTACCCGAACGTGCGGATCATCCTTTCGCACGCGGGCGGTTTCGTGCCGTTCGCGGCGTTGCGGTTCTGCCAGTTCCAGGCCGCGCTGGAGCCTGCCGGGCCTACGGCCGAGGACTTCCTGGCGCGGTTCCGGAGCTTCTACTGGGACACGGCGTTGTCGTCGGGGGAGTACGCGTTCGGGGCGCTTGCCCGGTTCGCCGATCCTGGGCGGATTCTCTACGGGAGCGACTTTCCTTACGCGCCACCGCAAGTGGGCACGAGGTTCACTGAGATCCTGGACGAGGAAAGCGGGTTGGCTCCGGAGCAATCCCGCGCGATCGACTTCGGCAACGCCCGCTCGCTTTTCCCGCGACTGGGCTGA
- a CDS encoding helix-turn-helix domain-containing protein, with protein MARDPRLTQLGAFLHARRDEASPPASADPKRRQVPGLRRTEVAALAFVSDEYYTRIEQGRVLPSTDVIRRVAAALGLDADQTRYALDLVAAPDAPPANPEPSDPLRRLVDRMGEVPALLVGPATTVLAWNAAAARLLTDFGAVPPERRRYVQMLYSDPVLQSRFADLEAMRRTVIGIVRASTPAGPPPGEWLDELLRTDPGFKTLWERNDVVLPHTRLRVRLRLPDGVEETLDQIVLQVVDDPHQRLIAFVPAE; from the coding sequence ATGGCGCGCGACCCCCGGCTTACCCAGCTCGGAGCGTTCCTGCACGCCCGCCGCGACGAGGCCTCGCCGCCCGCCTCAGCCGATCCGAAGCGGCGGCAGGTGCCGGGCCTCCGGCGCACGGAGGTCGCGGCGCTGGCCTTCGTCAGCGACGAGTACTACACGAGGATCGAACAGGGCCGGGTCCTGCCGAGCACCGACGTGATCCGCCGCGTCGCCGCCGCGCTCGGGCTCGACGCCGACCAGACCCGGTACGCCCTGGACCTCGTCGCCGCCCCCGACGCCCCGCCGGCGAACCCCGAGCCGAGCGATCCGCTGCGCCGCCTCGTCGACCGGATGGGCGAGGTGCCCGCGCTCCTCGTCGGACCGGCGACGACGGTCCTGGCCTGGAACGCCGCCGCGGCCCGGCTGCTGACCGATTTCGGCGCGGTCCCGCCGGAGCGCCGCCGGTACGTGCAGATGCTGTACTCCGATCCGGTGCTCCAGAGCCGGTTCGCGGACCTGGAAGCGATGCGGCGCACCGTGATCGGCATCGTGCGCGCGAGCACCCCGGCGGGGCCGCCGCCCGGAGAGTGGCTCGACGAGTTGCTCCGCACGGATCCCGGTTTCAAGACCCTCTGGGAACGCAACGACGTCGTACTGCCGCACACCCGCCTCCGGGTGCGACTCCGCCTGCCGGACGGCGTCGAAGAGACGCTGGACCAGATCGTGCTGCAGGTGGTCGACGATCCTCATCAGCGGCTGATCGCGTTCGTCCCGGCTGAGTAG
- a CDS encoding acyl-CoA dehydrogenase family protein, translating into MTTHTLEADLDASVSEVIAGWERPGDLREQWRIAAELGWTTILDDLRADAPEQDLIDAACGAVTALGRGGIALPLRQTLVARAGTPLSTVDAIAVHSAAQGIWAPIADAGAFEEAGRDLANRPYSLVPAAEIPLRRTALSEVLRLQEMLGAAQGAVAEARRYVTERVQFGKPLAAIPAVRTTLGQLKVDVRQLETVTHEVRLRLSGDDGALAFALATAREVAATVVPRIAQTAHQLHGAMGVTYEAALHWRTRLLWADCDEGARWGDDGADAVPVEETALWSLTAPYSAGTNAISR; encoded by the coding sequence ATGACCACGCACACCCTGGAAGCCGACCTGGACGCCTCCGTCAGCGAGGTGATCGCGGGCTGGGAACGCCCCGGCGACCTGCGCGAGCAGTGGCGGATCGCTGCGGAGCTCGGCTGGACGACCATTCTGGACGACCTCCGCGCCGACGCACCGGAGCAGGACCTCATCGACGCGGCCTGCGGTGCGGTCACCGCCCTCGGGCGCGGCGGGATCGCGCTCCCGCTCCGCCAGACGCTGGTCGCCCGTGCCGGGACGCCGCTGTCCACAGTGGACGCCATCGCCGTGCACTCGGCCGCACAGGGCATCTGGGCGCCGATCGCGGACGCCGGCGCGTTCGAAGAAGCCGGACGAGACCTCGCGAACCGGCCGTATTCCCTGGTGCCAGCGGCGGAAATCCCGTTGCGGCGCACCGCGTTGTCCGAAGTCCTCCGGCTCCAGGAGATGCTCGGCGCGGCCCAGGGCGCGGTCGCCGAAGCCCGGCGGTACGTGACCGAACGCGTCCAGTTCGGCAAGCCGCTCGCCGCCATCCCCGCGGTGCGGACGACGCTGGGACAGCTGAAAGTCGATGTCCGGCAACTGGAAACGGTTACGCACGAGGTCAGGCTCCGCCTTTCCGGCGACGACGGCGCACTCGCCTTCGCGCTGGCCACCGCCCGCGAGGTCGCCGCGACTGTGGTGCCGCGCATCGCCCAAACCGCGCACCAGCTGCACGGCGCGATGGGCGTCACGTACGAAGCCGCACTGCATTGGCGGACCAGGCTGCTCTGGGCGGATTGCGACGAGGGCGCGCGCTGGGGCGACGACGGTGCCGACGCGGTGCCGGTCGAGGAGACGGCCCTGTGGTCGCTGACCGCTCCCTACTCAGCCGGGACGAACGCGATCAGCCGCTGA
- a CDS encoding acyl-CoA dehydrogenase family protein — MTEELRRRVRDFLAAHPFTPRCDSWAGSYDLDFSRELGKAGLLAVSWPERLGGGGGTAVDRLVVTEELLRAGAPLAAHWVGERQIGPTLLRHGSPELQEEFCPPLARAECTFALGMSEPDAGSDLASLRTSAVRDGDGWRITGRKIWTSGAHRASHLYVLARTSREADRHDGLTEFVVALDSPGITVTPILDLRGEHHFNEVVLDEVAVPGRWAIGRVGEGWRQVVGQLAFERGGPERFLSTYPLLSAVLAAGLVDDTARRGLRALAARLQILRAWVLETAQVLDAGGSPVVPAATSKYLGHEFELSVIDWARPLMPRATPAVRALYDQALAASPASGIRGGAAPVMLSMIARDN, encoded by the coding sequence ATGACCGAAGAACTTCGCCGCCGCGTCCGGGATTTCCTCGCCGCGCACCCGTTCACCCCGCGCTGCGATTCCTGGGCGGGCTCCTATGACCTGGACTTCAGCCGCGAACTCGGCAAAGCCGGGCTGCTGGCCGTTTCCTGGCCAGAGCGCCTCGGCGGCGGTGGCGGCACGGCTGTCGACCGGCTCGTCGTCACCGAGGAACTGCTGCGCGCCGGCGCCCCGCTGGCCGCGCACTGGGTCGGCGAACGGCAGATCGGACCGACCCTGCTCCGGCACGGCAGCCCCGAGTTGCAGGAGGAATTCTGCCCGCCGCTGGCGCGCGCGGAGTGCACCTTCGCGCTGGGGATGAGCGAGCCGGACGCCGGTTCGGACCTGGCGTCGCTGCGCACGTCCGCTGTCCGGGACGGCGACGGCTGGCGCATCACCGGGCGCAAGATCTGGACCAGCGGCGCGCACCGGGCGAGCCACCTGTACGTCCTCGCCCGCACCTCCCGGGAAGCCGACCGCCACGACGGGCTCACGGAGTTCGTCGTCGCGCTGGACTCGCCGGGGATCACCGTCACGCCGATCCTGGACCTGCGCGGCGAGCACCACTTCAACGAGGTGGTCCTGGACGAGGTGGCTGTTCCGGGCCGGTGGGCGATCGGCCGTGTCGGCGAAGGCTGGCGGCAGGTCGTCGGGCAGCTCGCGTTCGAACGGGGCGGCCCGGAACGGTTCCTCTCGACGTATCCGCTGCTGTCCGCCGTGCTCGCCGCGGGACTCGTCGACGACACCGCACGGCGTGGACTGCGCGCACTGGCCGCGCGGTTGCAGATCCTGCGGGCCTGGGTGCTGGAGACCGCGCAGGTGCTCGACGCAGGCGGCTCGCCGGTCGTGCCCGCCGCGACGAGCAAATACCTTGGCCACGAGTTCGAGCTGAGCGTCATCGACTGGGCGCGGCCGCTCATGCCTAGAGCCACTCCCGCCGTCCGCGCGCTTTACGACCAGGCGCTCGCCGCGTCACCCGCCTCAGGCATCCGGGGCGGCGCCGCCCCAGTCATGCTGTCGATGATCGCTAGGGACAACTGA
- a CDS encoding enoyl-CoA hydratase/isomerase family protein, with protein MTSTPGLDVRVEDHVGWIVLDRPRQKNAFTGEMLRAWAEAYRAFQADDQVRAVVVTGTGDAFCAGADLGDLGQPRTPLGSRRLMTEHVHPVAMAAEDLAKPLIAAVNGAAVGAGMDMALMCDYRIASERARFSEGYVRVGLVPGDGGCHYLPRIVGRSRALRLLWTGEFVDADQALAWGLADETCPHDELPARAREFAATLASRPPVAVELIKRAVRAGEHADLRTSLDLIASHQAVVQSTADSAEALAAFVGKRPALYRGE; from the coding sequence ATGACGTCCACACCTGGTCTCGACGTCCGCGTCGAAGACCATGTCGGCTGGATCGTCCTGGACCGGCCGCGGCAGAAGAACGCCTTCACCGGCGAAATGCTGCGTGCTTGGGCCGAGGCGTACCGCGCTTTCCAAGCCGACGACCAGGTTCGCGCCGTAGTCGTCACCGGAACCGGCGACGCCTTTTGCGCGGGAGCAGACCTCGGAGACCTCGGCCAGCCACGCACCCCGCTGGGCAGCAGGCGGCTGATGACCGAGCACGTGCACCCGGTGGCCATGGCCGCTGAAGACCTCGCCAAACCGCTGATCGCCGCCGTCAACGGGGCCGCGGTCGGCGCGGGCATGGACATGGCCCTGATGTGCGATTACCGGATCGCCTCCGAGCGCGCGCGGTTTTCGGAAGGGTACGTGCGGGTCGGCCTCGTCCCCGGCGACGGCGGCTGCCATTACCTGCCGCGGATCGTCGGCCGGTCGCGGGCGCTGCGGCTGCTGTGGACCGGCGAGTTCGTCGACGCGGACCAGGCGCTGGCCTGGGGGCTGGCGGACGAGACCTGCCCGCACGACGAGCTTCCGGCGCGGGCCAGGGAATTCGCCGCGACACTGGCGTCCCGGCCGCCCGTCGCCGTCGAGCTGATCAAGCGCGCGGTGCGGGCGGGAGAACACGCGGACCTGCGGACCTCGCTGGACCTGATCGCCTCGCACCAAGCCGTCGTCCAGTCGACCGCCGACTCCGCCGAAGCGCTCGCGGCGTTCGTCGGCAAGCGTCCGGCGCTATACCGCGGAGAGTGA